A single window of Synechococcus sp. CBW1004 DNA harbors:
- a CDS encoding class I SAM-dependent DNA methyltransferase translates to MALPGISNANEFYSAHYLESVLTNDIKKVRERWTEDARAQLEADPTAEVSTPDAAFKALRKPWQKLREAELGISADPAERLRLQRQLFFQPLCEALGYAYAPKAEPVLIGGEAYQIPLLAEVNNAKGEPWLWVVECFNPGDEPADPLELTIATGWACQIDDPSLGTVLTDADGQGTESWEELISERIFAQDIPPRWVLAVSRDQLLLIDRQKWAASRLLRFELNTLLGEINPDALLAAATLLHREHTCPTGGGTPLLDELDENSHKHAYEVSGDLKYALRRSIELLGNEVVAFIKAQKKGVFEERLDPEQLTLELLRFMYRLLFLFFIESRHQELGYAPMGNDVFRLGYSLESLRDLDTAELASEEDREGTYISESLDRLFQMIWEGFPKQGDLEAVQPQLEGEKPEFDTFRIVPLRSHLFDPERLPILNGLLKDEKGRPRWPKVRFRNQVLREVIELMSLTREGKGKRRGRVSYGQLGINQLGAVYEALLSFTGFFVEEEKGLYEVQPAPKKAKATASDDDEQEADDSDNEDDDTTAAGGRATGQQHDELEVGHFVTAEQLKAYKAEEIVPDPATGKPKHYERGSFIYRLAGRNRQKSASYYTPEVLTSCQIKYTLKEALVGKSAADILQLKLLEMAMGSAAYLNELVNQLAQAYLERRQQETGKSIPHERYATELQKVKMRLADQNVFGVDLNPVAVELAEVSLWLNSIFAPEQGRAFVPWFSQQLQCGNSLIGARRQIYRVSQLPTGTGRKAKPTKGQGPKLWHEHAPEELAWDAPLPDDAIFHFLLPDPGMAAYSDKVIKELEPEAIERCKRWNKAFVGEAFTEAQIDHLLRLSRLVDSLWQEWAQQQSQLRQRTTDPLPVWPDSAAEGAEDVAWTPLRLKDRIQEQEVLGQGVANTNARLRLKWAMDYWCALWFWPIRQAESLPSRDTWLVELSMILGDLEQGITPELGQGNLFADTQPRQLAVDFSDRHGFVDVEKLKAEFKRLRQVEAVAERIRPLHWDLEFADLLKGGGFDLIVGNPPWLKVEWEEKGVIGDADPMVLIRKVSASELAKRRSEAFSQHPKLQAAYLEEFEAQNGSQAFLNAVQNYPLLKGSQTNLFKCFLPQAWRIASAQGVQGFLHPEGVYDDPKGGALRDILYGRLRNHFQFQNEFQLFTGTNDHGRLRFGLNIYGSIRNPSFIHVSNLFTPLTVDRCFEHDGLGIAGGIKNEEGKWNVAGHRQRLIPIGEQALGLFAQLYDEPGTPARQARLPALHSQQLQSVLEKFAAAPKRLGDLQGEYIALEMWHETNAQKDGTIRRDTSFPADPTELVLSGPHFYVGRPFNKTPRRSCTANSHYDCLDLTTLRDDYLPRTNYRPDVSPSEYRARTPRVPWGEKKPVTEIYGLTGRRMLSQSGERTLITALQPAASAHINTAITYYLSNEKQLLSLAACCSSIPFDFFIKSTGKGDFYESTARVLPLLDLPVGPTLRILALNCLTTHYADLWSECWDESFQQQRWAKDDPHLPNSFFHNLTPTWQRDCALRTDYARRQALVEIDVLVAQALGLTLDELITIYRVQFPVMQQYERDTWYDQNGRIVFTASKGLTGVGFPRKGTGRGANKTTGWEDIQGMPSGTVSRTIVDDTLPGGPVERTITYEAPWTLCDRVQDYRVAWEFFENEGERE, encoded by the coding sequence TGCGGCTGCAGCGGCAGCTGTTCTTCCAGCCGCTGTGCGAGGCCCTGGGCTACGCCTACGCCCCCAAGGCCGAGCCGGTGCTGATCGGCGGCGAGGCGTATCAGATTCCGCTGCTGGCGGAGGTGAACAACGCCAAGGGTGAACCCTGGCTGTGGGTGGTGGAGTGCTTCAACCCCGGCGATGAACCGGCTGATCCGCTGGAGCTCACGATTGCCACCGGCTGGGCCTGCCAGATCGACGATCCGTCGCTGGGCACGGTGCTCACCGACGCTGACGGGCAAGGCACCGAGAGCTGGGAGGAGCTGATCAGCGAGCGGATCTTCGCGCAGGACATCCCGCCGCGCTGGGTGCTGGCGGTGAGCCGCGACCAGTTGCTGCTGATCGACCGGCAGAAGTGGGCGGCCTCACGGCTGCTGCGCTTTGAGCTGAACACGCTGCTGGGTGAGATCAACCCCGATGCCCTGCTGGCGGCGGCCACCCTGTTGCACCGCGAGCACACCTGTCCCACGGGCGGCGGCACGCCGCTGCTCGATGAGCTGGATGAGAACAGTCACAAGCACGCCTATGAGGTGAGCGGCGACCTCAAATACGCCCTGCGCCGCTCGATCGAACTGCTGGGCAATGAGGTGGTGGCGTTCATCAAGGCCCAGAAGAAGGGCGTGTTTGAGGAGCGGCTGGATCCGGAGCAGCTGACGCTGGAGCTGCTGCGCTTCATGTACCGGCTGCTGTTCCTGTTCTTCATCGAAAGCCGCCACCAGGAGCTGGGCTACGCGCCGATGGGCAATGACGTTTTCCGGCTCGGCTACAGCCTCGAAAGCCTGCGCGATCTCGACACAGCCGAACTGGCCAGCGAGGAAGACCGCGAAGGCACCTACATCAGCGAGTCGCTGGATCGGCTGTTCCAGATGATCTGGGAAGGGTTCCCGAAGCAGGGCGATCTGGAGGCGGTGCAACCGCAGCTGGAGGGGGAGAAGCCCGAGTTCGACACCTTCCGGATCGTGCCGCTGCGCTCCCACCTGTTCGACCCCGAGCGGCTGCCGATCCTCAACGGCCTGCTGAAAGACGAGAAGGGCCGGCCGCGCTGGCCGAAGGTGCGCTTCCGCAATCAGGTGCTGCGCGAGGTGATCGAGCTGATGTCCCTCACCCGCGAGGGCAAGGGCAAACGGCGCGGCCGGGTGAGCTACGGGCAGCTGGGCATCAACCAGCTGGGGGCGGTGTATGAGGCGCTGCTCAGCTTCACCGGCTTCTTCGTGGAGGAGGAGAAAGGGCTCTATGAGGTGCAGCCCGCCCCGAAGAAGGCCAAAGCCACCGCCAGCGATGACGACGAGCAGGAGGCCGACGACAGCGACAACGAAGACGACGACACCACCGCTGCAGGTGGCCGTGCCACCGGCCAGCAGCACGACGAACTGGAGGTGGGCCACTTCGTGACCGCCGAGCAGCTCAAGGCCTACAAGGCCGAGGAGATCGTGCCCGATCCGGCCACCGGCAAACCGAAGCACTACGAGCGTGGCAGCTTCATCTATCGCCTGGCCGGCCGCAACCGGCAGAAGAGCGCCAGCTACTACACCCCGGAGGTGCTCACCAGCTGCCAGATCAAATACACGCTCAAGGAGGCGCTGGTGGGCAAGAGCGCGGCCGACATACTCCAGCTCAAGCTGCTGGAGATGGCGATGGGATCGGCCGCCTATCTCAATGAGCTGGTGAACCAGCTGGCCCAGGCCTACCTGGAGCGACGCCAGCAGGAAACCGGCAAGAGCATCCCCCATGAGCGCTACGCCACCGAACTGCAGAAGGTGAAGATGCGCCTGGCCGATCAGAACGTGTTCGGTGTGGACCTCAACCCGGTGGCGGTGGAGCTGGCCGAGGTGAGCCTCTGGCTCAACAGCATCTTTGCGCCGGAACAGGGGCGGGCGTTCGTGCCCTGGTTCAGCCAGCAGCTGCAGTGCGGCAACTCGCTGATCGGCGCCAGGCGGCAGATCTATCGCGTGAGCCAGCTGCCCACTGGCACGGGCCGCAAAGCCAAACCCACCAAGGGGCAGGGCCCCAAGCTCTGGCATGAACACGCCCCCGAGGAGCTGGCCTGGGATGCGCCGCTACCGGACGACGCGATCTTTCATTTCCTGCTGCCCGATCCGGGCATGGCGGCGTACTCCGACAAGGTGATCAAGGAGCTGGAGCCCGAGGCGATCGAGCGCTGCAAGCGCTGGAACAAGGCCTTCGTGGGCGAAGCCTTCACAGAAGCCCAGATCGACCACCTACTGCGGCTCAGCCGCCTGGTGGATTCGCTCTGGCAGGAGTGGGCCCAGCAACAGAGCCAGCTGCGCCAGCGCACCACCGATCCCTTGCCGGTGTGGCCAGACAGTGCGGCCGAGGGAGCGGAGGATGTTGCCTGGACTCCACTGCGCCTGAAAGACCGAATCCAGGAGCAAGAGGTGCTGGGCCAAGGCGTGGCCAACACCAATGCACGCCTGCGGCTCAAGTGGGCGATGGACTACTGGTGTGCCCTGTGGTTCTGGCCGATCCGCCAGGCCGAGTCGCTGCCCAGCCGCGACACCTGGCTGGTGGAACTGAGCATGATCCTGGGCGACCTGGAACAGGGGATCACACCGGAGCTGGGCCAGGGCAATCTGTTTGCCGACACCCAACCCAGGCAGCTGGCCGTGGATTTCTCCGACCGCCACGGCTTTGTGGATGTGGAGAAGCTCAAGGCGGAGTTCAAACGGCTGCGCCAGGTGGAAGCGGTGGCCGAGCGGATCCGGCCGCTGCACTGGGATCTGGAATTTGCTGATCTACTCAAAGGCGGCGGCTTCGATCTGATCGTGGGCAACCCGCCCTGGCTGAAGGTGGAGTGGGAGGAGAAGGGAGTGATCGGCGACGCCGACCCGATGGTGCTGATCCGCAAGGTGAGCGCCAGCGAACTGGCGAAGCGTCGCAGCGAGGCCTTCAGCCAACATCCGAAGTTGCAGGCGGCCTATCTCGAGGAATTTGAAGCCCAGAACGGCAGCCAGGCGTTTCTGAATGCGGTGCAGAACTATCCGCTGCTGAAGGGGAGCCAGACCAATCTGTTCAAGTGCTTCCTGCCCCAAGCCTGGCGGATTGCATCAGCCCAGGGTGTTCAGGGATTCCTTCATCCGGAGGGTGTTTACGACGATCCGAAGGGTGGGGCCCTGCGAGACATCCTGTATGGACGCTTGCGCAATCACTTCCAGTTTCAGAATGAGTTCCAGCTTTTTACCGGCACGAATGACCACGGGCGATTGAGGTTTGGCCTCAATATCTATGGAAGTATTCGAAACCCGAGCTTCATTCATGTCAGCAACTTATTCACTCCACTGACCGTTGATCGCTGCTTTGAGCATGATGGTTTGGGAATAGCAGGAGGCATTAAAAATGAAGAAGGCAAATGGAATGTTGCTGGCCACCGCCAGCGGCTAATTCCTATTGGAGAGCAAGCCCTTGGCTTGTTTGCACAGCTCTACGACGAACCTGGCACGCCCGCCCGCCAGGCCCGCTTGCCAGCACTGCATTCTCAGCAACTACAAAGCGTGCTGGAGAAGTTTGCGGCAGCACCAAAGCGGTTGGGTGATCTTCAGGGTGAGTACATCGCGCTGGAGATGTGGCACGAAACTAATGCTCAAAAAGACGGCACCATCCGCCGCGACACCAGCTTTCCGGCAGATCCCACCGAGCTGGTGCTATCAGGCCCCCACTTCTATGTGGGGCGGCCTTTTAACAAGACACCTCGAAGATCCTGCACTGCGAATAGTCATTACGACTGCCTCGATCTCACCACCCTGCGCGACGACTACCTACCCCGCACCAACTACCGGCCAGATGTATCGCCCTCCGAATACCGGGCTCGCACGCCACGGGTGCCGTGGGGGGAGAAGAAGCCGGTGACGGAAATCTATGGCCTGACAGGCAGGCGGATGTTGAGCCAGTCTGGAGAAAGGACACTAATTACAGCCCTTCAGCCAGCCGCCTCAGCACATATTAATACAGCTATTACATACTACCTGTCCAATGAGAAGCAACTCCTGTCTCTTGCAGCTTGTTGCAGCTCGATCCCTTTTGACTTCTTCATCAAGTCAACAGGTAAGGGCGATTTTTATGAGTCAACGGCAAGAGTCTTGCCATTGCTCGATCTACCCGTAGGTCCGACCCTACGAATCCTCGCCCTCAACTGCCTCACTACCCACTACGCCGATCTCTGGAGCGAGTGCTGGGACGAATCCTTCCAACAGCAACGCTGGGCCAAAGACGATCCCCACCTGCCCAACAGCTTCTTCCACAATCTCACCCCCACCTGGCAACGCGATTGCGCCCTGCGCACCGACTACGCCCGCCGCCAGGCTCTGGTGGAGATCGATGTGCTGGTGGCCCAGGCCCTCGGCCTCACCCTCGATGAACTGATCACCATCTACCGCGTGCAGTTCCCGGTGATGCAGCAATACGAACGCGACACCTGGTACGACCAGAACGGGCGGATTGTGTTCACCGCCAGCAAGGGGCTGACTGGCGTCGGCTTCCCGCGGAAGGGCACAGGCCGTGGCGCCAACAAGACCACCGGGTGGGAGGACATCCAGGGCATGCCCTCTGGCACGGTCAGCCGCACGATCGTGGATGACACGCTGCCCGGGGGCCCGGTGGAGCGCACGATCACCTATGAGGCGCCGTGGACGCTATGCGACAGGGTTCAGGATTATCGTGTTGCTTGGGAGTTCTTCGAAAACGAGGGCGAACGAGAATGA
- a CDS encoding dynamin family protein yields MTPNELLKWYEEAARPFFQKHAPERLEAVQADQQRLSRLLLSDEEVTVCFLGNSGVGKSTLLNALAAGSSQILPAGGIGPLTAQATEVRYSKEKRFHVTYHPKLNLWRLAFALETRLQSQRRAAKKNVERTRDEVNEQESDVAVSDLAEQLAKDDLEEVRQQAQAGVELSTGEGEPAPVDALEGYIKQAKNIICGNQFSSRELEYLVDALRLACDYEPKWGSAIDAEDRARIDRIRLIMDPSRQDRTYERSEGSDSRDFQEDMTAHAAGFLSPLIERIEVGWPSDLLKSGVVLVDLPGIGIAQDSYRDVTKSYVRDKARAVIVTVDRAGPTESTMELLRTSGYWQRLVGAADDPDSDACSMLIAVTRVDDVTQSEWQQQITNLEEGASRPRKKEVFTQLVEEFKPRMKAQIVEQLDRIEDSSNESVNAARSQARNSIIESLEIHPVSAPELRKILLDDEDDRPFLATPEQTGIPQLQASLEKLAQQEAERRSLAIEDLTQRLTTTLMSEMQLIEASWQQEDRAAEEAERLEIALTPVLTAKKEEYRARAAAFRNFLDETVQAKIEALVLEAQMAAEKDVSTYLNSLRGAHWGTLRAAVRRGGTFYGSRNLNLPDDITGYFLEPMAAVWGQKLLRSIRSRTTDLANDTVQLVQELCVWASEYGGATIKKQLLQAQQDRIAALAKQIKTVGREAIDELRQTVKSELSKTIREPIKNSCEQFVQRGYDIGPGVKMRILDLFSDLAREATLAAKEPAIRILQENASRVRKEVQQELSKGGDPLQDTADLIVESHEARIRRSDSQKRRTVLTEVRAVIDSFPDRSSDRAIEQIAA; encoded by the coding sequence ATGACTCCAAACGAGCTATTGAAATGGTACGAAGAAGCGGCACGACCGTTTTTTCAGAAGCATGCACCCGAAAGGTTAGAAGCTGTACAAGCTGATCAGCAGCGACTCAGTCGATTGCTACTATCAGACGAAGAAGTCACTGTGTGCTTCCTTGGAAACTCGGGTGTTGGCAAAAGCACGTTACTCAATGCGCTTGCTGCTGGATCTAGCCAGATTCTGCCAGCAGGCGGTATCGGCCCGCTAACGGCCCAAGCGACGGAAGTTCGCTATAGCAAGGAAAAGCGTTTCCATGTAACCTATCATCCCAAGCTAAATCTTTGGAGACTTGCATTTGCGCTTGAGACACGCCTACAATCCCAACGGCGTGCAGCCAAGAAAAATGTAGAGCGAACTAGAGATGAAGTCAATGAACAAGAATCAGATGTTGCCGTCTCTGACCTGGCTGAGCAGCTGGCCAAAGACGATCTTGAAGAAGTTCGTCAGCAGGCTCAAGCAGGCGTGGAGCTCTCTACCGGAGAGGGCGAGCCTGCACCCGTAGACGCTCTTGAGGGTTATATCAAGCAAGCCAAAAATATTATTTGTGGCAATCAGTTTTCTAGTCGTGAACTGGAATATCTTGTTGATGCTCTCAGGCTTGCCTGCGATTACGAACCCAAATGGGGCTCAGCGATCGATGCCGAAGATCGAGCGCGCATTGACCGGATTCGACTGATTATGGATCCATCACGTCAAGATCGAACTTATGAACGCAGTGAAGGGAGTGATTCACGAGATTTTCAGGAGGATATGACAGCGCATGCAGCTGGCTTCCTGTCACCATTGATTGAACGCATTGAAGTTGGTTGGCCCTCGGACCTGCTGAAGTCTGGTGTCGTCCTTGTGGATCTGCCCGGTATTGGTATTGCCCAGGACTCTTACAGAGATGTGACCAAGTCATATGTGCGAGATAAGGCCCGAGCTGTCATCGTGACTGTAGACCGAGCTGGCCCGACGGAGTCCACAATGGAGTTACTTAGGACCAGTGGCTATTGGCAGCGGTTGGTCGGCGCGGCGGACGATCCGGATAGTGACGCTTGCTCAATGTTAATTGCTGTGACACGTGTAGACGATGTCACCCAATCAGAGTGGCAACAACAAATTACGAATCTAGAAGAGGGAGCAAGCCGTCCGCGGAAGAAGGAGGTCTTTACACAGCTTGTGGAAGAGTTTAAGCCTCGGATGAAGGCTCAGATTGTGGAACAGCTTGACAGAATTGAAGATTCATCTAATGAGTCAGTCAATGCCGCACGCAGTCAAGCACGGAATAGCATCATCGAGTCACTAGAGATTCATCCCGTCTCCGCACCTGAGCTCCGAAAGATATTGCTAGATGACGAGGATGATCGCCCATTTCTCGCAACTCCTGAGCAGACTGGGATTCCACAACTCCAAGCCTCGCTGGAGAAGCTAGCACAACAAGAGGCAGAGAGAAGGAGTCTCGCCATCGAAGATCTGACGCAGCGGCTAACGACGACTCTCATGAGTGAAATGCAGCTGATCGAGGCTAGTTGGCAGCAGGAGGACCGTGCGGCCGAGGAAGCTGAAAGACTTGAAATAGCTCTTACACCTGTCCTAACCGCAAAGAAGGAGGAATACCGCGCTCGCGCGGCTGCCTTTCGCAACTTTCTTGACGAGACTGTTCAGGCGAAAATCGAGGCATTAGTTCTTGAGGCACAGATGGCTGCAGAGAAGGACGTGAGCACCTATCTAAATAGCCTGCGCGGTGCGCACTGGGGTACCTTGCGAGCTGCTGTTCGTAGGGGAGGGACGTTTTATGGAAGTCGAAACCTTAACCTTCCCGATGATATTACTGGTTACTTTCTTGAACCAATGGCAGCAGTATGGGGCCAGAAGCTGTTGCGTAGCATTCGATCCCGAACGACTGATCTTGCGAATGACACTGTTCAACTGGTCCAGGAACTTTGTGTCTGGGCCAGTGAGTATGGCGGTGCAACGATCAAAAAGCAACTTCTACAGGCACAGCAGGATCGTATCGCCGCTTTGGCCAAGCAGATCAAGACAGTCGGCAGAGAAGCGATCGACGAATTGCGTCAGACTGTCAAATCTGAGTTATCCAAGACAATACGAGAGCCCATCAAGAACTCATGCGAACAGTTCGTCCAAAGGGGTTACGATATTGGACCTGGAGTAAAGATGCGGATTCTTGACTTATTCTCAGATTTGGCTCGCGAAGCGACGTTGGCGGCAAAGGAACCAGCCATTCGCATCCTTCAAGAGAATGCATCTCGTGTCCGCAAGGAAGTCCAGCAAGAATTAAGTAAGGGTGGCGACCCCTTACAGGATACCGCTGACTTGATCGTGGAGAGCCATGAGGCACGCATCCGTCGTTCCGATTCGCAGAAGCGTCGCACAGTGTTGACTGAGGTTCGCGCGGTCATCGATAGCTTTCCTGATAGGTCGAGTGATAGAGCAATAGAACAAATAGCTGCATAG
- a CDS encoding DEAD/DEAH box helicase, with protein MLFEYSGHHRALLRTVDDFGFVAYDLVGIPRRLCEADSQPRLVETNIDKRRVKPLPTPAAALSRRELAEGDNWLSLSTRTLARVYAAFLVAEDPQRRLEARKAATLMHQVSLVQHILNRPDLKKVLIGDEVGLGKTIEAGLIIRQLLDRDSHGRVLYLAPARLVSNVTREFRDKLEIDARMWVSGPLSDARIEDDRVVIASLHKAVFGENLEKVVKSGPWDVLIVDECHHLSDWSPSGGKPNQSFKLVSQLVKAQPEEGRLILMSGTPHQGSETRFRNILRLLSDDGKDVQGAAGRIIFRTKDRVRDWRGAPLFPSRDIRKPVVVELGERYEHWYSLVGQLYDIDGLNGVRLRAAGWAKGQALQWAASSVQAGLGFLVRLAIRRLHWTLETPSLALALEVLRPYRGGANDEPLPELFARLVKQVGNAVLNEISEEDEEEWDCDEWRPDPVLLAQLLDQGVELIQSGSSQAKWEAVCDLIDRFEGEKVVLFAQPVETVTVVASFLEKRYGVKPAMIIGSQTDSDRTSQVARFQSDCGPRFLVSSKAGGEGLNMQRARHLIHLDVPWNPMELEQRIGRVHRFGSRKTIVVETVVAAGSREIDMYRIAREKLAIVARHLDPDQFETLFSRVMSLVPPKELEAILGDLSGPLDTGSPGAEEIGRLVSEGFQTWSSFDDKYRRQAELIRSANPGEAHWADLGAFLVKYCGATDGPGATFSSFEFSNDEIIAVEEDVGTIFAHDTLYACGDTGGLPAAGSDGVAAANLGLNLGWVQRNLREALTPQRSVGIAYVNRTPNLELDIAGLDVVSCLVLLRQKLRNQAGRWSENSVELRLYIVGANTAPVELLGAKKAQLIRALNSCSRVKDPQQVPIRTDLPLIESELVSQLRTPSDEDIAEGIRYAVWPLAVVIIVP; from the coding sequence ATGCTTTTCGAGTATTCCGGCCATCATCGAGCTCTGTTGAGAACAGTAGATGATTTTGGTTTTGTTGCCTATGACTTGGTTGGCATTCCCAGACGACTCTGTGAAGCCGACTCACAGCCCCGACTGGTGGAGACAAATATTGACAAACGTCGAGTTAAGCCACTCCCAACGCCAGCTGCTGCATTATCACGACGGGAGCTGGCAGAAGGAGATAATTGGTTGTCACTCTCCACACGTACCTTGGCCAGAGTCTATGCAGCATTTCTTGTAGCAGAAGATCCACAGCGGCGACTGGAAGCCAGAAAAGCCGCCACACTTATGCATCAGGTGAGCCTGGTCCAGCACATTCTAAACCGACCAGATCTCAAGAAAGTTCTCATTGGTGACGAGGTGGGGCTCGGGAAGACCATTGAGGCTGGTCTGATTATCCGACAGCTATTAGATAGAGACTCTCATGGCAGAGTCTTATATCTGGCTCCAGCACGTCTGGTTAGCAATGTCACTCGTGAGTTCCGAGACAAGTTGGAGATCGATGCCCGCATGTGGGTGTCTGGTCCTTTATCTGATGCCCGGATTGAAGATGATCGAGTTGTGATTGCCAGTCTACACAAGGCTGTATTCGGGGAGAACCTCGAAAAAGTCGTTAAAAGCGGACCTTGGGATGTGTTGATCGTTGACGAGTGTCATCATCTTTCTGACTGGAGTCCATCTGGGGGGAAGCCAAACCAATCCTTTAAGCTAGTTAGCCAGCTCGTGAAGGCTCAGCCTGAAGAAGGTCGGCTTATTCTGATGAGTGGCACTCCTCATCAAGGTAGTGAAACAAGATTCCGAAATATTCTGAGGCTCCTCTCTGACGATGGTAAAGACGTCCAAGGAGCAGCTGGCCGGATCATCTTCAGAACCAAGGACCGCGTCCGCGACTGGCGGGGAGCGCCACTCTTCCCATCTCGCGATATCCGTAAACCTGTAGTCGTTGAACTGGGTGAACGATATGAGCATTGGTACTCGCTTGTTGGGCAGCTCTACGACATTGATGGGTTGAATGGCGTAAGGCTACGCGCTGCAGGATGGGCCAAGGGTCAGGCGCTTCAATGGGCAGCCTCTAGCGTCCAGGCAGGCCTTGGCTTTCTGGTAAGGCTTGCCATCAGACGGCTTCATTGGACATTAGAGACCCCTTCTCTGGCACTTGCTCTTGAGGTCCTCAGGCCCTACAGAGGAGGCGCAAATGATGAGCCACTACCAGAGTTGTTCGCTCGACTTGTCAAGCAAGTGGGCAATGCTGTACTCAATGAGATTAGCGAGGAGGATGAAGAGGAGTGGGATTGTGACGAATGGCGGCCTGATCCCGTGCTCTTGGCCCAACTTCTTGATCAAGGGGTTGAGTTGATTCAAAGCGGCTCATCGCAGGCCAAGTGGGAGGCGGTCTGTGACCTAATTGATCGCTTTGAGGGAGAAAAGGTTGTGCTATTCGCACAACCAGTTGAAACAGTGACTGTCGTAGCGTCCTTTCTGGAAAAGCGCTATGGAGTCAAGCCAGCGATGATTATTGGTAGCCAGACTGATTCTGATCGTACCTCGCAGGTTGCGCGCTTCCAGTCAGATTGTGGCCCGCGTTTTCTTGTCTCTTCCAAAGCTGGTGGTGAAGGTCTCAATATGCAGCGTGCCAGGCATCTCATCCATCTTGATGTGCCCTGGAATCCAATGGAACTGGAGCAGCGGATTGGTCGTGTGCATCGATTTGGATCGCGCAAGACGATTGTCGTAGAAACTGTTGTTGCAGCTGGTAGCCGGGAAATTGATATGTATCGTATTGCAAGAGAAAAGTTGGCAATTGTCGCCCGTCACCTTGATCCGGATCAGTTTGAAACACTGTTTAGTCGAGTTATGTCTCTTGTGCCCCCAAAGGAGTTGGAAGCCATTTTAGGTGACCTTTCTGGGCCTCTTGATACAGGCTCACCCGGAGCCGAAGAAATCGGAAGGCTTGTGAGCGAAGGATTCCAAACATGGAGCAGCTTTGATGATAAGTATCGCCGCCAAGCAGAGCTCATCCGATCTGCGAATCCTGGTGAAGCTCATTGGGCCGACCTGGGAGCGTTTCTTGTGAAATACTGCGGCGCCACAGATGGACCTGGTGCAACATTCTCCTCCTTTGAATTCTCAAACGACGAGATTATTGCTGTGGAAGAGGATGTCGGCACCATCTTTGCTCATGACACACTCTACGCCTGTGGCGATACTGGAGGATTACCCGCCGCAGGCTCTGATGGTGTCGCGGCAGCCAACCTCGGCTTAAATCTCGGATGGGTACAGCGTAATTTACGCGAAGCCCTTACACCTCAGCGCTCAGTTGGAATCGCTTATGTGAATCGCACTCCAAACCTTGAACTTGATATTGCAGGCCTGGATGTCGTGAGCTGTCTCGTCCTGCTTCGTCAGAAACTTAGAAATCAGGCGGGTCGCTGGTCCGAGAATTCTGTTGAGCTGAGGCTTTACATTGTGGGAGCCAACACTGCACCAGTTGAGCTGCTTGGAGCGAAGAAGGCCCAGTTGATTCGTGCATTGAATTCCTGCAGCAGGGTGAAGGATCCACAACAAGTGCCCATCCGCACTGATCTTCCATTGATTGAAAGTGAGCTTGTATCACAGCTCCGAACGCCTTCTGATGAGGATATTGCAGAGGGTATCCGTTATGCGGTCTGGCCGCTTGCTGTTGTGATCATTGTTCCGTAG